The following are from one region of the Salvia hispanica cultivar TCC Black 2014 chromosome 1, UniMelb_Shisp_WGS_1.0, whole genome shotgun sequence genome:
- the LOC125215533 gene encoding AT-hook motif nuclear-localized protein 23-like — MAGRRPRGRPPGSKNKPKPPVIITRESANTLRAHILEIASGCDVFDAVATYARRRQRGVCILSCTGTVTNVSLRQAGGGGVVTLHGRFEILSLSGSFLPPPAPPGATSLSVYLAGVQGQVVGGNVVGALIAAGPVTIIASSFTNVAYERLPLEEEDGIQMQPLPPPQQLNIGGGVGGQFPDPGPGQPFLNLPLNMVNGQLPMDGGGGGAWAGNVAGGGRQQF; from the coding sequence ATGGCGGGGCGGCGCCCCCGGGGCCGGCCCCCGGGGTCGAAGAACAAGCCGAAGCCCCCGGTAATCATCACCCGAGAGAGCGCCAACACCCTCCGGGCCCACATCCTCGAGATCGCCAGCGGCTGCGACGTCTTCGACGCCGTAGCCACCTACGCGCGGCGGCGCCAGCGCGGCGTCTGCATCCTCAGCTGCACCGGCACCGTCACCAACGTCAGCCTCCGCCAggccggcggcggcggcgtcgTCACGCTCCACGGCCGCTTCGAGATCCTGTCCCTCTCCGGCTCCTTCCTCCCGCCGCCGGCGCCGCCGGGGGCCACCAGCCTGAGCGTCTACCTCGCCGGCGTGCAGGGCCAGGTGGTTGGTGGGAATGTCGTTGGAGCGTTGATTGCTGCCGGCCCGGTCACAATCATCGCCTCCTCCTTCACCAACGTCGCGTATGAGCGGCTGCCgttggaggaggaggacgGGATCCAGATGCAGCCTCTGCCTCCGCCTCAGCAGCTTAACATCGGGGGCGGAGTTGGAGGTCAGTTTCCGGATCCGGGTCCGGGGCAGCCATTCTTGAATTTGCCGCTGAATATGGTCAACGGTCAACTCCCAATGGACGGAGGTGGAGGCGGTGCATGGGCCGGAAACGTTGCCGGGGGAGGCCGGCAGCAGTTCTAG